The Lycium ferocissimum isolate CSIRO_LF1 chromosome 8, AGI_CSIRO_Lferr_CH_V1, whole genome shotgun sequence DNA segment AAGAAAAAACAAAGTTttggaaagtttgaaaattatttttggcgAAGAGATTTTTAAAAGTCTACAACAAACAATGTCTGATGACTTTGTTTCCCATTTTTATTGTTTCAATCTTTCTTCTATGCATGTTTGCGTCATTTCAGCTTTATCATCGAACCATCTATATTTATTCCTCAAAAACATTATTTGTATAAAACTAGAAAAATGTATGTAATGCTTTTATTTGAGTTTattgttatattttattttaaaatatgtagTCTCTTCTAATACATTTGATTATtttgtccaaaaaataaaataaaatcatatgtatgcttatattatatatttattattttttagtttcGGTATTACAAAATTAATATCCTTTGTACATCaactaaattaataaatgaatgacCGTGCGAAGCGCGGATAAATTAACTAGTTTAAATCATAAACCAAAGGAAACATATAGAGAATTTCATGCTACTTCACTAGTAGAATTATTAGAGAAAAGGCCgtaaatagtcccttatctatgggagtaatgtaaaaatcataattaaggTCATAAGTTGGCTAGTAATTAAGTTAAGTTAATAGCTTGTTTGGCCTAgtttctaaaatcagcttaatttgaaaagtgtttttttttttcaaaagtgcttCTCAAAAAAGTACTTTGGCTGAAAAGCAGCttgtgtttgaccaattaatttaaaaaaaaaaaaacacttttaagcAGCAATTAGtttttgaccaagcttttaaaaaatgcttctaagtgtatttctcaaaagtgtttttcgaaaaaaagtactttcgggaaaaaactatttttttagcttctgaaaaatcGCTTCTGCTACTTCtcaaaatcacttattttctctcaaaagcttgaccaaacatctcactttttttctttcaaataagcactttttgagaaaaataatcacttttggagaaaaataagcttggccaaacaagctataaaTTATGAAGTTTCGAACCAATCAAAGATGTTCCCTATTGCCTGAGGCACCCATCATTCATTGATTCATTGCATCAATTGCTTCTTCAAACTAATTAATGACCTGTCTCTACGTAGTTGGAATTAAACTAATAgcatgtttggccaagcttttaaaatcagcttattttaaaaagtacttattttttaaaaaaatacttttcaaaaaagcacttttggctaaaagcagtttgtgtttagccaattaataaaaaaaaatacttttgagcagtcattagtgtttggccaaacttttaaaaagtgcttctatttGTATTTtcctcaaaagtattttttcaaaaaagtcttTTGGGCAAAAACTGTTTTTTTAGAAAAGCTTTTTGAAAAACGCCGCTTACTCCCCaaaaaagcacttattttctcccaaaagcttggccaaacacctcactttttttcaaataagcacttattgaaaaaataagtacttttgggggaaaaataagcttggccaaacaggctataaatgtctttgaataagTAACGTCACAATTTAAAATGGGCGGCAATAAAAGTCAATATATAAAATTGTGTGGCTTAGCACTCGTTAAGAGGGATGTAAATCACGGAAATTAAAGTTCACATTCAGCAAAGACAAAAatattagtaggaatataattTTATCGTCCAAACCTTTGTGTTGTGCTGGTGAAAGTTAATAGATATATTGTGAAATAAGCGAAATGCACAATCACCTTTTGGTGGAAATATCGGTTTTATGGCCCTACAATTGCCTTTTAGTTAAATAGCCCTTTTATCAGGGGATAGGTAAAAATAACACAAGGGATTGGTGAATAAAACACGAGAAAAGTAAATATAAACATTCGTTTGTCAATATAAAAGgtattttgaaacaaattgTAGTTAACTTTGAAAACTAGTTATATGCAATGAatattaagtaaataaattctgaaaaaataagttaatgCCCTAACATTTATATATGAAatcattcaaaattttaaatcttaGAGAACAAAAATAAGGTGCAATTGTTTAAAAGTAAAgaagattttaatttaaatcatAAACCAAAGGAAACATATAGAGAATTTCATGCTACTTCACTAGTAGAATTATTACATTATCCTCTATTTTACTAAAGTCTCTCCACTCCCTTAATACACTTCCTCCAAATATgcctatccttttttttttttttggtttataaatAGTAACCTCTTCTCTTACCATTTTTCAATTCAACGAAGGAACGAAGAAGAAATTAATTCTCTCCAACTCGTTCCTTcttgtcgaaaaaaaaaaaggaagaaaaactaaaacaaacactctctctctctctctctctctctatctctctctcctCCGTTCACCACCGTGCACCACCATGGTTCTGTCCAAGACCGCCTCGGAGAACGATGTCTCCATCCACTCCACCTTTGCTTCTCGCTACGTCCGAGTTTCTCTTCCCCGGTAATTATTAGTAGTATATAATACTTTTGCTCTTGCTAGTCTATCTTGTCACTTTGCTGtcgttattttttttccttctagtCTGTTTTGGTAATGCGTTGTTGTGCCGGGATTCTATAGGAACAACCTCTCTTCCCCTCAAAAGGTTGGGGAGGGTCTGCGTACATCATACCCTCCCAGACTCCACTTATTGAATTACACTGAATATATTGTTGTCGTTGTTTTTGCTCTTGTTTACGTTTTCATTATTAATCTTTTTACTATAAAAAGAATTGAAATTAACTAGTATGAAATTTCGCTAATAGCTAATAAGATATTTTAATAATCCCTATTTGTTAAATAGGATTAGCGATGAATTTTTGCTGTTTAGGGATAAAAGTTGTCCCGTCCCTAATTGTTGTTTCTTTTtgtagtgtttttttttaaaaaaaattaccattatttttttatgaacaCAATCATCCCTTTTTATCCGGACTTAGGATCGACTATGCGATTCTCACACAGTATTATATATTTTCGTTAATTACTTGTTCATCATATTACGATTATTAATTGATTGATTAATCATTTTGCTTTTCTAgcctttttcttgaataattTCTTTTGGTGATCTTGAGAATTATTGAAAACTCGATTTAGGTTTAAGATGCCAGAGAATTCAATACCGAAGGACGCAGCATATCAAATAATAAACGATGAGTTAATGTTGGACGGAAACCCAAGGTTGAATTTAGCTTCTTTTGTGACAACATGGATGGAACCAGAGTGTGATAAGCTAATCATGGATTCAATTAACAAGAACTATGTTGACATGGATGAATATCCTGTCACCACTGAGCTTCAGGCAAGttgtcttttttcctttttaataatgGGTTTAATCGGGTCAGATTACGGACATGTAGACTATTTCAGCGAATGTGCGCTACCTGCgatgttattttttttgcttaataATGTGTTTGACAGAGTAAGTTTACGCACACGTCAACTATTTAATCAATTATCTGCCTAGCACGTTGTcttttattgttgttgagatAATAGCTTTTTTGGTCCCTTAGTTActatttaattttgattttggtcCTCGTGATTTATATCTTAGCATATTTcaccttcaattaattaaaatgcgTGCTTTTGATCCCTTTATGAAGgatatatgttatatttagATATTTTATAACTATATTACCGTCAATTACGAAGTAATAGTACAAAATTAACATAACACACAAGCAATTAATTGGTGAAATAGTTCTTAGTTTTAATAAATTTGTGATATTCACAAACAAATGGATCAAAGGTACACATTTTagttaattgaaggttaaaagtGCTCAGTTAGATATCACAAGGACTAATATAAGAATTTATCGATAATTGAGGACCAAAAGTGCTATTAGCCCTTCTTTTTGTTTATCTTTCCAAATACTGTATTTGATCGTGTCAGTTTGCGCATACCTCaattatttcatcaaatatcTGCTACCTCCGACGTTATCTTTTTGTTTCAACCTTCTGTTTGATCAAGTCAGTTTGGAAAAAACTCAATTAAACAATTCTTcgaagttaatttttttttttcctatgtttatttattattaataaaatgcAGAATCGATGTGTAAACATGATAGCACATTTGTTTAATGCACCATTGGGAGAGGGAGAGGCTGCTGTTGGAGTTGGAACAGTTGGATCCTCAGAAGCCATTATGCTTGCTGGATTAGCCTTTAAGAGAAAATGGCAAAACAAGATGAAAGCCCAAGGAAAGCCTTGTGACAAGCCCAATATTGTTACTGGGGCCAATGTCCAGGTATGTTTTCCATTTATAGCCCATTGCTTCTGAGCCTTATCCTTCCAAtcttatcttttttcttgtaaAATTTTCGCCACTTGTCCCTTTTTGGAATAACTGTTTTATAATAgctgtttcttcttcttcttcttcttcttcttcttcatttgtgttttttttaatttattaaccTTTTACACCACAGTtaaataattcatttttgaGCAAACTGAAAATCTTGTGAGAAAACGTTAGACTAAGATCTAAAATTTTGCATAAGTTACTGCAAATATTAGGCGAGAGTCTAACGTTTTGTCGGTAAGGTTGACCAATGTATGAGAAAAGAATTAGATCGATTCTTACATTATCCACTTGTGAGACTATATTGGGTATGATGTTGTTGAGTGTAACATTATCAAAAAGAGTAATTTTTCAAGGACTATATTTgcgtaatttttaaaaataaggataaaatctAAATGGTGACCTGAAAAAGGGAAATTTCCATAAATCAGCCCTTTTCttttccataattttttttaggatGGGGATATACACATAAATCAAGTATGCATAAAAACTTGACTTCTCTAAGTTGAAGACCACAAAAAGTATAATTGCTTCTGAGGATCCAACAGTTCCAACTCCCTCAGATCAAAGTGTACTGATTAGAAGATGATTAAAATGCcagtttattaaaaaaaaaagaaaaaaagaaaaaagaaaaaaaagaggaccACAAAAAGTATATTAATTATACAATGCATACTGACTAAAATATGTAAAAGATAAAGATTAAGgttatttttttgttgtgcGCTTTGTTATGCAATAGTATAGTCTAAAATCCCAAAAGCATTTTCCTTGAGCTAAGCTCAGTTATGCGAAGGCCTTCTAGAGATTGATCTTTTTGTGCATTCAACATGGTATAACTGTTATATACACTACTGGATAAAGTTGAATTGTAATAATAGACAACTCTTTATATCAAAtctgatatgataatatgaaaaataaagtaataTCCTATTATATCTGATTAATTTGCATtgataatataaattttattatttttatataacttaataatcCTTAATTTTACAGGTATGCTGGGAGAAATTTGCAAGGTACTTTGAAGTAGAACTAAAGGAAGTGAAGTTAGAGGATGGTTACTATGTGATGGACCCTGAGAAAGCTGTGGAAATGGTGGATGAGAACACTATTTGTGTGGCTGCTATTTTGGGTTCCACCCTTAATGGAGAATTTGAAGACGTTAAACGTTTGAATGATCTTTTGGTCGAGAAGAACAAAGAAACTGGGTAACACATCTCATATTCCCTTGTCTTTAATTACGTAGGATTCAGAATTTTTACTAACGGAGTTcaagttattaaaaaaataaatacacaaagAAGTCAAAGGGATTTAACATCtacttgtatatatacataatcgaAGTTTTCCGACGACTCCTCTTTATGGCCCGGGTCCCTAGTTCCGTCCCGGCCAAATGTACGCCTTATTCGGCAtaaaagatattttaattaaatagcgGTTCCTCCAAAAAATGAACATACGGTTCAGAATTTTAGCTTCTTCTCTCTTATTGTTCTCTACAAATTACAAGTTATGTTCTGATGGgaaatttgaatttcttgttgAAACTTGAATTTCGTTGCTTTTGTAAAATTCTGGAAGAATTCTGTCACAAAACTCATGCAACAAAATAATGAAGGCCTGAATTCTTGAAGGACTGAGATTACTCTGTTAAAGCGGTCAATTTTGGGTCTCTCTAGTTCTAATTTTCCCTAATAAAATCAACTCTATTTACCAATATAATGTACATATTTTTACATTCGTGTACATGCCTAATTCACTTGATAAATTGTTAATAGGTGGGATACTCCAATTCATGTGGATGCAGCAAGTGGTGGATTCATTGCCCCATTTCTCTATCCAGACCTTGAATGGGATTTCAGATTACCATTAGTGAAAAGTATTAATGTAAGTGGTCACAAATATGGTCTTGTTTATGCTGgtattggttgggttatttgGAGGAGCAAAGAAGATTTGCCTGAAGAACTTATTTTCCACATCAATTATCTTGGTGCTGATCAACCTACTTTCACACTTAACTTCTCTAAAGGTAATTACATTAAATTATGATGATCTTtaattatgaaaatgttttCAATACATATTATACAAAAACTTGAAACATGGACTTACTGTACCTTTTATTCAATGTACAACTAGCAAGATATTGGGTACAATATCATAAAGCAACTTGATGCGTATCAAGAACTAACGACAAGCAACTTTTGTCGCTAAATAGCAAAAATCCATCGGTAATACTTACGAGAATTAGCGATGGATTATCAAAAAACTTTTTAGCTACATGCTATTTAGCAACGAATTTCGCAGCTACTGTGATGTGATAAAGTAACGACAatgtataaaattaattttagtaGGCTACTTAATTaccctttttcaatattatccATAAACTCTTATTATAGACTGTTTTTCTATAATGAATATTTTGTTTTACGATTTGATAGCTTCAAATTAGAGTTCTTCTACTATTagtatataaaagttaaattcCTAATTTTCTCTTGACATGCAGGTTCTAGCCAAGTAATTGCACAATA contains these protein-coding regions:
- the LOC132068241 gene encoding glutamate decarboxylase, producing the protein MVLSKTASENDVSIHSTFASRYVRVSLPRFKMPENSIPKDAAYQIINDELMLDGNPRLNLASFVTTWMEPECDKLIMDSINKNYVDMDEYPVTTELQNRCVNMIAHLFNAPLGEGEAAVGVGTVGSSEAIMLAGLAFKRKWQNKMKAQGKPCDKPNIVTGANVQVCWEKFARYFEVELKEVKLEDGYYVMDPEKAVEMVDENTICVAAILGSTLNGEFEDVKRLNDLLVEKNKETGWDTPIHVDAASGGFIAPFLYPDLEWDFRLPLVKSINVSGHKYGLVYAGIGWVIWRSKEDLPEELIFHINYLGADQPTFTLNFSKGSSQVIAQYYQLIRLGYEGYKNVMENCQENARILREGLEKTERFNIVSKEIGVPLVAFSLKDNSRHNEFEISDHLRRFGWIVPAYTMPPNAEHVTVLRVVIREDFSCTLAERLVVDIQKVLHELDTLPARVSAKLAAAEESEDGVHKKSAMEVQLEITNVWKKFVAEKKKTKNVIC